A stretch of Methylogaea oryzae DNA encodes these proteins:
- a CDS encoding DedA family protein — protein sequence MDTITTLANIVLHLDHYLTDIVQGYGTWTLAILFAIVFLETGVVVTPFLPGDSLLFAAGTLAGFGALDIWALAGVLASAAVTGDALNYWIGSKIGPHAFSGRFRWLNQEHLQRTHDFYEKYGGKAVVLARFVPIVRTFAPFVAGIGSMSYRRFAFFNIFGALLWCVVLLGGGYFFGNLPAVRDHFSLVVIGIIIVSLLPVGYELLRGWRASRAKAAV from the coding sequence TTGGATACCATTACCACCCTCGCGAACATCGTGCTCCATCTGGATCACTATCTGACCGACATTGTCCAAGGTTATGGAACCTGGACGCTGGCGATCTTGTTCGCCATTGTATTCCTCGAAACCGGCGTGGTCGTGACGCCGTTTCTCCCCGGTGACTCATTACTGTTCGCCGCCGGTACGCTGGCAGGATTCGGTGCGCTGGATATTTGGGCGTTGGCGGGCGTATTGGCTAGCGCGGCCGTGACCGGAGATGCGCTGAATTATTGGATCGGGTCGAAAATCGGCCCCCATGCGTTTTCCGGCCGCTTTCGCTGGTTAAACCAGGAACATCTGCAACGCACTCACGATTTTTATGAAAAATACGGCGGCAAGGCCGTGGTGCTCGCGCGCTTCGTGCCCATCGTCCGTACCTTCGCCCCTTTTGTCGCGGGCATCGGCAGCATGAGCTACCGTCGTTTCGCATTTTTCAACATTTTCGGCGCGCTGCTGTGGTGCGTCGTGCTGCTCGGCGGCGGTTATTTCTTTGGCAACTTGCCTGCCGTTCGCGATCATTTCTCCTTAGTCGTCATTGGTATCATCATCGTGTCATTACTTCCTGTTGGTTATGAATTGCTCCGCGGTTGGCGCGCTAGCCGCGCGAAGGCGGCAGTATGA